The region ATGCCGAGCGGCGCGATCACATAGATCAGCCGGTGCAACCACTGCCAGCGCTTGCCGCCCAGGCGTTTCACCATCGCATTCGTGCTCGTCGCGGCCAGCGGGATCAACAGCACGAAAGCGATGAAGCCCACCGTGATGAACGGGCGCTTGAGCACATCCTTCCACATTTCCTGCACGTCGAAGAAGTGATCGAACCACAAAAAAGTGGTGAAATGCAGTGCCGCGTAGAAAAAAGCGAACAGGCCCAGCATGCGCCGCAACTTGATCAGCCAATTCCATTGCGTGAAGCGCCGCAAGGGCGTGACGGCCAGGCTGATGCACAGGAAATACAGGGTCCAGTCGCCCGTGCCGCGCGTGATGAATTCCAGCGGCTCCACCAGTTGCCCCGTATACGTCAGCCAGACCATGCGCGCGAACGGCAGCAGCGCCAGCAGGAAAATCAGGCTTTTCAGCAGCGACAGCTGTTTGCCCGTAGGGTTGATGGCCATGCTCATTCCTTAAAAGAATTTCTTCAGATCCATGCCCGCATACAGCGAGGCGACATCGTTATAGCCGTTGAACATCAGGGTCTTGCGCTTGCGCGACAGAAAACCATCTTCGCCGATGCGCCGCTCCGTGGCCTGCGACCAGCGCGGATGGTCGACATTCGGATTCACGTTCGAATAAAAACCGTATTCGGATGGCGCCGCCAGGTTCCAGGCCGTGCGCGGCTGTTCCTTGACGAAACGGATCTTGACGATGGATTTGGCGGATTTAAAACCATACTTCCACGGCAACACCATGCGCACGGGCGCGCCATTCTGGTTCGGCAGGGTTTCCCCATACATGCCCAGGGTCAGCAGCGCCAGCGGATGATTTGCCTCGTCGAGACGCAAACCTTCCACATACGGCCACTGCAGCACGCGGCTGCCCACGCCCGGCATCTGCTTCTTGTCGGCCAGGGTGATGAATTCCACGTACTTGGCATTGCCCGTCGGCTCGATTTTCTTGATAATTTCCGAGAAGGAATAACCGACCCACGGGATGACCATCGACCAGCCTTCCACGCAGCGCAACCGGTACACGCGCTCCTCCAGCGGCGCCAGTTTCAGCAGCGCATCGAGGTCGAGCGTCATCGGCTTCTTGACTTCGCCTTCGATGCTGACCGTCCACGGACGCGTGCGCAGGGTGCCCGCGTTTTGCGCGGGATCGCTCTTGTCCGTGCCGAACTCGTAGAAATTGTTGTAGGTGGTGGCGTCCTTGTACGCCGTCTGCTTTTCCAGCGCCGAATAGGCGGGATTGAGCTTGGCGGCCAGCTTGGGATTGTTGCCTTGCGCGAACGCTTCGCGGCTGGCCATTTCCAGCAAGGCCGCGCTGGAAAGCGAACCCAGCGCCACCTGCTTGATGAAACTGCGGCGCGATTCAAACACGGCGCGTGGCGTGATTTCGGAAGGATACGGCAATTCGATGCCGTTGGGACTGCGCTTGATCAACATGGCGGCTCCGGGAAAAGGTGATGGAATGTACCTTACACCAGTTTTCCCAAGCCGTTCATGACGCTTCTGTCATGCAGAAAAGTGTCCAAAAAAAGTTCAGGGCAAGACGCCTTGCCGCAGGCAGTACGCAAAGTACGGCTGGACAAGGCAAGGCCGCCACGGGCTTTTTCTCGGGAACTTCTTAAAGTTTGCCGTAAGAATGGAGGCCGGAGAGGAACATGTTGACACCCAAAAACGCGAATGTCGTCACCAGCAAGCCCACCAGCGCCCACCACGAGGCGACGCGGCCGCGCAAGCCCGTCATCAGGCGCATGTGCAGCCAGGCCGCATAGTTGAGCCAGACGATCAGCGCCCACGTTTCCTTCGGATCCCACGACCAGTAGCCGCCCCATGCCTCGGCTGCCCACAGGGCGCCCAGGATGGTCGCTACCGTAAAGAAAGCGAAGCCGACGGAAATGGCCTTGTACATGACGTCGTCGAGCACTTCCAGCGACGGCAGGCGGTCGACCAGGTAGCCGCTCGATTTCAGCAGGTAGGCCGAAGCGACCATGGCCGACAGCGCGAACGTGCCGTAGCCGATGAAGTTGGCCGGCACGTGGATCTTCATCCACCAGCTTTGCAGGGCCGGCACCAGCGGCTGGATCTCGGCCGCGTCGCGCGTGACCGTGTACCACATGAGGAACACGACGGCCGCCGAGATGACCAGCATGACGAAGGCGCCCAGCTGGCGCGTCGCGTAATGCTGCTCGTAATACAGGTAGAACATGGCCGTGATCAGGGAAAACAGGATGAACACTTCATACAGGTTCGACACGGGAATGTGGCCCACATCGGCGCCGATCAGGTAAGACTCGTACCAGCGCACCAGCATGCCCGTCAGGCCCAGCACCACGCCCGCCCAGCATAGCAGGGAGCCGACGGACGAGCCGAATTCCGAGCGGGCCACGAGGCCGATCCAGTAGAACAAGGTCGACAGCACGAACAAGGTGCCCATCCACAGGATGGCGGATTGGCTCGACAATATGTATTTCAGGAAGAATTTCTGGTTGGCCATGTCCAGGTGGCCGCCGTACAGCTCGATGGCGAACAGCGACAGCACGGCCGCCACGGGGATCAGCCAGCGCACGGGCTTCCAGTACCAGCCCAGCCACGCAAACGTGGGTGCCGAGGCCAGCAGGATGGCTTTTTCATAGATATCCATGTAGGCGCCAAAGTGCACCAGACCGAACAGGGCTGCCGCCAGCAAGCCGGCGCCGTACACCCAGTCGATCAGGCTCAGGCGTTTAAAGAATCCCGGTTCCTGCGTATATATTTGCTTGTTTGCCATTTCCATCATTTTTCTCCATTCCCGGCGACGCGCAAGCGTCCCAGACACAGCGCAGCTTACGCCGATTGCGGCAGCTTTGCCTTCAAAGTCTCAAATTCTTTTTCAAAATCCAGCGTCTTGCGTTGCGTGCTCATGGCCATCAGGGCGTCGCTGCCGCCCTCGCCATCCTTGATCCACACCCACAGGCGGCGCTCGCGGATATAGAACATGGAAAACACGCCGATCACGAGGAACAGACAGCCGAGGTACACGACGCTCTTGCCCGGCGAACGCGTCACTTGCAGCACGGAGGCCTTGATTTCCGTAAAGTCGTCGAGTTGCAGATACACGGGCGCGCCATAGAAGAAGCTGTCGGACAGTGCATTCGTGGCCAGTTGCAGGAAGCGGCCATGCTTGTCATCGGCCTCGATGGCTTTCAAGCCATCCTTGGCGCGCGCCGCCTGCCACAGGTCCCACAGGCTGCCATTGAGGATTTTCATGAAGATATCGGCCGCTTTTTCTTGCTCAGCGGCAGGAATTTTCTCCAGGAAGCGCGAAATGGCGAGGAAACCACCCTCTTGTCCATTGCCGGCAAAGATGCCGAGGCTCTTTGCGGCCGATTCCTGCAGCTGGCTGCGCAAGGCTTCCGCGCCCGCCTGCGGCATGGCGCGCGCCGCATAGCGCGCGGCCGCCTGCTGGCGCAATTCCGGATCTTGCAACGCGGCACGCAAGCGCATCCATTCCGTCACGCTGTAATTGTCATCGGCGGGAATGCGCAGGTAGCTGAACGGGTCGCTGGGATTGATGCGCATGCCGGCCAGGAACACCGTCGTACCATCGACCGTGACGGGCTGCATGTAATTCTGGTATTCGCGCGCCTGGCCCGTCTTGTCGCGCAATTTGTATTGCACCGAAGGCCCCACGTTCTTGAGATCCTTGTTGTTCGCGTTCTTTGCGGCCGAGCCCAGACGCTTGTCCAGCCCCACGGAGAATTTCTCGTTGAAACTTTCCGCCTTGCTCACGGCGCGCACATCCTGGCCTGCGCTGAGGTTTTCCACGTTGAATGGACGGAAACCCGACCATTCCACCGTATAGGAATTGCCGTCGCTGCGCTCGAGCGGCGTGCTGCCGCCCACTTCGCCGCCGATATCGAAGCGCTTGGTGGTCTTGCCCACCATGGGGAAACCAGTCAGCTTGAGCTTGCTGCCGCCATCTTCAAAGCTGGACTGGTACAGGGCCAGGCCCTTGTACAGCAGCGGCTCGTTGACTTTAATGGTGGCAGGGAAAGTCTCGCCCGTTGCATGGTCGGTGACGACCACGTCGCTGGCGAACAGCTTGGGCATGCCCGTGCTGTAGAAATCGATGTGGAATTTCTTCAGCAGGATGGTAATCGGCAGATCCTGGATCAGCACGCCATCGGCCTGGGGGATGATGGCCGTGTTGCTCGACGAGCCTTCCGGGATCATGGTATTGCCGCGGAAAGTAGGGTTAGCCAGGCTCAAACGATGCTGGGCGGGAATATCGGCAATCACGCCGCTGCCGGCGAACGGTGTCTTGCCGAAGAACCATTGCTGTACGCGGATCGGCATTTCCGAATCGAGCAAGCCGCCCACGCAGATGATGACGATGGCGCCGTGGGCAAAGATATAGCCCCATTTGTTCGCTGCGCCCCGCTTGGCGGCCACCAGGGTGGCATTGTCCTTTTCCACCACCTTGGCGCCGTAGCCGGCATCCTTCAGGCGCATCACCATCTGCTGCGCCAGCACGGCGCGCGGCAGCGGCGCCTGCCATTCCGCCTTGTGGTGGAAGTTGCGCAGCGACTGTTCGCGCACATTGTCGCGCCAGCTGCGCATGTCCTTCAGCATCTTCGGCGCATTGCGCACGATGCACAGCGACGTCGAGGCGACCAGGAAACCCATGATGACGAGGAACCACCAGGCCGAATACACGGAATACAGGCTCAGCTTGTCGAAGACGGAGAACCAGAACGGACCGAACTGGTTCACATAATTGGGCATGGGCTCGTTCTGCTTGAGCACGGTGCCGATGATGGAGGCCACGGCGATCAGGGTCAGCAAGCTGATGGCAAAGCGCATCGACGAGACCAGCTCGACGAATTCTGCCAGGCTGCGGCGTTGGGTCTTTAGCTCGATTCCGGTCGTGCCTGTGCTCATACGTTGATACTCATACGGGATATGCAATCTTCAAGAAAATGGGGCATGGAGCAGATAGTTTCTCCGCGCAAGGCGGCAGCATACTCCTGTTTCGCGCATGCCATAAAAAAGGGCAGCCCGTCGAAACGGCCGCCCTTGTTCATGTGCGTAGGAACGCGTGGCAATCTCTTGCCACTATGAAAACTTACTTCAGGCCGGCGATGTAATCGGCAACGGCGGCGATCTCGTCGTCCGACATGCGGGCGGCGATAGTGTGCATTTCGGCGCTGTTTTTGCGGGCATCGGCCTTGGTGCTGCGGAACATGGTCAGCTGGGCCACCGTGTAATCCTGGTGTTGGCCGGCGATGCGCGGATACTGGACGGGAATGCCATTGCCCGTCGCGCCATGACAGCTGGCACAGGCGGCAACGTGCTTGGCAGCAATACCGCCGCGGTAGATTTTCTTGCCCAGGTCAATCGTATCCTTGTTCTTCGCGGCGCCCGGCTTGGAGACCTGCGCGCCCAGGTAGGCGGCGATATTCTTCTTGTCGGCGTCGCTGAGCATCTTCGCGTAGGTCGTCATCACGGGCTGGTTGCGCTGCGGCGTGGTGAAATCGACCAATTGCTTGTAAATGTAGTTTTCGTGCTGGCCGGCCAGCTTCGGATTGACGGCGATGGTCGAATTGCCGGCGGCGCCATGGCAGGAGACGCAGGCGGGCAAGCCGCGCGCCGCATCGCCATCGGCATACAGGGTGGCGCCCTTGGCGGGGTCTGCCTTGACGGCGACCGCTGGCGCGTGGGCCGGTTTCGGTTCTTCGACCGCGGAAGCAGTTGCCGATACAGCCAGCAAAGCGAGCAGCATGGATTGGACAAACGGTGAAAACGCACGATTCATTCAGGCACCCTGAGACAGTGAGAAATTAGTGGTGGACATTGCCGCGCCCTGGGGATTTTTGCTTTATTTTCAGGGCCGCAAGCCGCATCGCTGCTACGCCGGCAACAATAAACAACCCCTTATTGTACAATAGCTTCTTGGCGTTATCGCTCCCTTATCGCTCCCTTTTGTTGCTTTACTACTCCCATGTCAAAACTCTGGCAAGCCCGCTTCTTTACGACCGTCAACCAATTGCGTGACCTGCCCGATACCACGGTGCCGGAAATCGCTTTTGCCGGCCGCTCCAATGCCGGTAAATCGACCGCCATCAACATCTTGTGTAATCAGAAAGGCTTGGCGTTCGCCTCCAAGACACCTGGCCGTACCCAGCACATCAACTACTTCTCCATCGGCGGCGCCCACGTGGCGCAGCACCGCAAGGATGCCACCATCGTCGAAGAGATCGAATGCCTGCTGGTCGACTTGCCGGGCTACGGCTACGCGGAAGTATCGGGTTCGGCCAAGCTGCACTGGCAGCGTCTGCTGGGCGACTACGTGCAGCGCCGCGAACAATTGGCCGGCTTGATCCTGATCATGGATTCGCGCCGTCCGTTCACCGACCTGGACATCCAGATGCTGGAATGGTTCGCCCCGACGGGCAAGCCCATCCACTGCATCCTGACGAAAGTCGATAAGCTCAACCGCAATGAATCGGTCAACGCGCTGCGCCAGGCAAAAGCCAAGCTCGACAGCTATGTGGACGAAGACGGCATCGGCTTCCCGTTCACCGTGCAACTGTTCTCGGCCCTGAAGCGCGTCGGCATCGAAGAGGCCAACGACAAGATCATGGAACTGGCCGGCATCAGCGAAGACGGCGCGGCCCAGATGGTCGAGCTGATCGAGATGGAAGACGACGTGGAACCGGAAGCAGGCACAGACAAGCCCGCCTGATTTTCTTCAGCGGCAAACAAAAAGGCTGCCCGTTCGCACGGTGCAGCCTTTTTTATTGCGGCGGCCCCTGGCGCCGCAGCAGGTCGCAATACAGGATCATGATTCCTGACTTCCATGACCGGCGCTCTGCGGCGTTACCCGCTGCTGGCAGTGCCCGCACTGCGTCGCAACGGGCGCCTTGCAGCGCATCCGGCTCTGCCATTAATAACTTCACAACAATTTCCCGCGACCTACTTAGCGGCGTCCCGGCCCTGGCCGCTTCTCGGAAAAGAACTCCTGGCGCAGGAACGCCATCAGCTCGGCCGTGTCTTCGACGCGGGCGCTGAGGTTGACGTTGCGTCCCAGGCGCCGCGATTCCCAGACGAAATCGCCCGGTTTTTCGGCACGGATCAGCTGGATCATCTTCTTGATGATGGCCGTTTCGATATCGGGCTCATTGCCCAGCTCGACTTTTTCCTGCTTCAGCCAATTGCGCTTGAAGTTGCCATTCCAGCCCTTGAACTTGACTTCGGCACTGAACGAGGTCTGGTTGACGATGGAAAACACACCGCCCGAATCCTCGCGGTCGCTGCCGGAATTGCGCCCTTGCGCGCCGGCGATATTCGCCTTGGCCACGCGCATGGCGCGGTCGTTTTCGCTTTCCTCGGCCGGCGGCGTGGGATTCTGCGCTTCGCGCTGCTTGCGGCGCTGCTCGATCATCGAACTCATGTCTTCAGCCGGCGGTGGCGGCAACGGCACTTTCGACACCAGTGGCGGCGTATACGTTTCCAGCTTCGGCTTGTCGCGCGGCACGTCCTTCGTCACCACGCGCTTGCTCGGCGCCGGCGGTGGTTTCACCTTGGCAACCTTCGTATCCTTTGGCTTCGGCGTGGGTTTCGGCTGCGGCTTCGGTTGCGGCTTGTCCTTCAGCGGCGCGATGTAGACCATCGAGCTTTCCTTCTTCGGCGGCGGAATCTTCTCGATCTTGTCGCTATGAAACAAAACATAGGCGGCCAGCAGCACGTGCAGCAAGACGGACACACCCAGCGCAACCTTGCGCGTGGTGCTGGTCTTGGACCCGTAGGCCGGTGGTGGCTGGATCAATTGCCCGCAGGTGGGGCAATAATCGGAATCGGCAGCCATCAGATGGGTCGTGTCATGCAAAATGAATCGTGCTTTCTGTGTAGCGAAGAAATAACATTACAGGGCAGCCATAGTGCCAGAGTCCCTTGCTTTTGGGAACACTTCCTCGGCCTTTCCAACCCGAAGCGTACAGGATAGCGACATTCCTTGCAGCGATGTCAGAGTACCCGAGCCTTCCCTTGACGGTTGTTACCGTATGTATCACCCCCCATACAAAACCGGCGCCGCATTCACGCAGGAACGGGGCGCCGGTCGTCCACCATGCAGACGGTCAGACCTTGTTGTCGAGCGCAACCAGTTGTTCGTCCGTCAATGGTCCCGTGCCGCTGAACTTGTCCAGGAACAGATAGATGACGGGCGTGATGAACAGGGTAATGACTTGCGAGAAGATCAAGCCGCCCACCACGGCCAAGCCCAGGGGCTGGCGCAGTTCGGCGCCCGCGCCCAGGCCCAGGGCGATCGGCAAGGCGCCCATCAGGGCCGCCGCCGTGGTCATCATGATGGGACGGAAACGCAGGATGCACGCCTGGCGGATGGCTTCGGGCGGGCTCATGCCTTCATTGCGCTGCGCGTGCAGGGCAAAGTCGATCATCATGATGGCGTTTTTCTTGACGATACCGATCAGCATCAAAATGCCGATGATGGCGATCATGGTCAGGTCCATGCCGAACAGGCGCAGGGTCAGCAATGCCCCCACGGCGGCCGACGGCAGGCCGGCCAGGATGGTCAGCGGGTGGATATAGCTTTCGTACAAGACGCCGAGCAGCACATAGATCACGGCCAGCGCAGCGATGATGAGGATGATCTGGCTCGATTGCGAACTCTGGAAGACGGCCGCGTCGCCGCCGTAGCGCGTGATGATGGAGGCCGGCAAGTTCATGTCCTTGGCCATCGCGTCGATCTTGCCCGTGGCGACGCCCAGCGGCACGTCCGGCGCCAGGTTGAAGGCCAGCGTGACGGCCTGCAGCTGCCCCTGGTGATTCACGGAAGTGGGGCCGATCGTGCGTTCCACACGAGCAATACTGGACAATTTGATCAGTTCGCCCGACTTGCTGCGCACGGATACGCGCGTCAGCGCATCGTCATACTGGCGGTCCGGCGTGGCCGCTTCCAGGATCACGTAATAGCTGGCCGCCGACGAATAGATGGTCGATACTTGCCGCTCGCCAAACGCGCTGTACAGGGCCGTGCGGATGTCGGACATCTGCACACCGAGCAGATTGGCCTTGTCGCGGTCGATTTTCAGCGACGCCTGCAAGCCCTTGATCTGCGAGTCGCTGGTGACGTCGCGGAAGGCCGGATCGGTACGCATGCCAGCAATAAACTTTTCCGCCCAGTCATTCAAGGCGTCGGGACTAACGCTTTGCAAGGTGTACTGGTAGCGGCTCTTGCTCTGGCGCCCGCCCAGCTGCAAGTTCTGCACGGGACGGAAATACACGGCCATGCCGGGCACGGCGCTCGTCGCGCGACGCAGGTTTTCCAGCACCACCGGCATTTTCGGCCGCTCGCTGCGCGGTTTCAAGACCATGAACATGCGGCCCGTATTGCCGCCGCCGACGAACGAGGTCACGTCCTGCACGCTGGGATCGGCGCGGATCACGTCGGCGATGCGGTTCTGCAAGGTCTGCAAGGCTTCCGAGGAAATATCTTCCGACGCTTCCGTGTTGACCTGGATCTGGCCCAGGTCTTCCTCGGGGAAGAAGCCTTTCGGGATGGTGCTGTAGAGGATTACCGTCAGCGCGAACGTGACCACGGCAATGCCCAACACCACATTGCGGTGCGCCAAAGCCTTGTCGAGCATAAACACGTAGCCATTGCGCAGGCGCGTAAAACCCGCCTCGAAATGGCGGCCGATGAAGCTTTTTTCACCGTGGCTCGGGTCGCTGTCATTGTGCTCGCGCGAATCGGCGGGCAAGAAGCGGCTGGCCAGCATCGGTACCAGGGTCAGCGAAACGATGGCCGAGACCAGCACGGCCAGCGAGACGACGACGGCGAATTCATGGAACAGCAAGCCGATCACGCCCGGCATGAAGAAGATGGGGATGAACACGGCCACCAGCGAGACGGAGATCGAGATGATGGTAAAGCCCATCTCTTTCGCCCCTTCCAGGGCCGCGCGAATCGGTTTCTTGCCCATTTCAATATGGCGCACGATGTTTTCCAGCACCACGATGGCATCGTCGACCACCAGGCCGACGGCCAGGGTGATGCCCAGCAGCGAAACGTTGTCGAGGCTATAGCCGAGCCAGTACAGCAGGGCCAGCGCGCCGAGCAGGGAAATCGGCATGGTGACGGCGGGAATGAAGGTGGCCGCCGCGCGGTGCAGGAACAGGAAGATCACCAGCACCACCAGCACCACCGTCAGGGCCAGGGTCAGGTTGACGTCGTGGATGGCTTCGCGGATCGACAGCGAACGGTCGTTGACCAGGCTGATCTGTATCGACTGCGGCAATTGCTCCCGGAAACCCGGCAGCAGGCGGCGCACGCCATCGACCACTTGCACGGTGTTGGCGTCCGGTTGGCGCTGCACCATCAGGCTGATCGAGCGCTCGCCATTGAAACTGCCGGCCGCCTTAATCGATTGGAAACTGTCCTCCACCTCGGCCACGTCCTTCAGGCGCACGGGCTGGCCGTTGCGGCTGGCGACGATCAGTTCGGCAAAGTCGGCCGCCTTCATCATTTGCGGATTGCCCTGGATGGTCAGGGTCTGGCTCGGACCGTCGAGGATGCCCAGCGGCGAATTCGTGTTCGACGTGCGCAGCGCCGTGGCCAGCTCGTCCATCGTCAGATTGCGCGCATTCATCAGATCGGCACGGGCGCGCACGCGCACGGCAAAGCGTTTCTGCCCATTCACGATGACCTGGGCCACGCCGGGCAGTGTCGACAGGCTAGGCGCGATCAGGTTTTCCGCGTAATCATTGAGATCCGACAAGTTCAGCGATGGCGACGTCAGCTGGATGAACAGCACGGGCGCGTCGGCCGGGTTGACCTTGCGGTAGGACGGCAAGTCCGTCATTTCCGTCGGCAACTGGCGCTGCGCGCGCAGCAGGGCCGCCTGCACGTCGACGGCCGCCTCGTTGACATTGATGCTGGCGTCAAACTCCAGGGTCAGCGAGGTATTGCCCAGCGTACTCGTGGACGTGATCAGGCTCAGGCCGGAAATCGTGGAAAACTGCTTTTCCAGCGGCAAGGCCACCGAGGACGCCATGGTTTCCGGGCTGGCGCCGGCCAGGTCGGCGCTGACGTTGATGACCGGCGTGTTGTAGCTTGGCAAGGCCGCCACGGGAATTTGCAGATAGGCCAGCACGCCGGCCAGGATGATGCTCAGGGACAGCAGCACCACCATGACGGGGCGCCGGATGCTCAGTTCGGACAGGTTCATGCTGGCTTGCCCTGCGGTGCGGCGGCGCCATCGGCAGCCTTGTGTTTTTCCGCCAGGCGCACCTTGCTGCCCGGACGCAGATTCTGCTTGCCATCGACGATGACGTGTTCATCGCCTTGCAAGCCCGTGACGACGGCATTCGGCCCAAACGCATACACGCGGGCAATCTTGCGCATCCTGGCCGTGTTATCCGCTTCCATCGAGTACACGAAGATGCCCGTGGTATTGGTGATGATGGCGTTTTGCGGAATCACCAGCGCATCCTTGAGCGTGCGCACGGTCAGCTGCGTATTCACGTACTGGCCCGGCCACAGGTCGGTGCCGCCATTGTTGAAGCGGGCCTTGACCTTGATCACCCCCGTCGAGGCATCGACGGCATTGTCGATGAAGCTCAGCTTGCCTTCGAGCTGCTTGCCGCCCGCATCCGACAGCAGCGCCGTGACGGGCACCTCGCCCGCCTTTTGCGCCGCCAGCAAGCCTGACAGGCTGCTTTCAGGCAAGGTGAACGCCACATCGATGGGATCGAGCTGGGTAATGCTGGTCAGGGACGTGGTCGGCTGCACGAGGCTGCCGGCGTAGACATTGATGGCGCCCACGCGGCCACCCTGCGGCGCGCGCAGGACCGTGTAGCTGGAATCGACCTGGGCCGCGCGCAGGGCGGCCTGGTCGGCGGCCAGCAAGGCGCGTGCAGCGTCGAGCTGGCTTTGCAGGGTGTCGACGGCGCCCTGGGCGATGAAATTCTTGCTCAGCAAATCCTGGTTGCGCTTGAGCTGGCGTTCAAGATCGGCCACCGAGGCGCGGTCGCGCAACACTTGCGCCTGCGCCTTGTCGACATTCGCGTGTTCGCTGCGCGCATCCAGCGTAAACATCAGCTCGCCCTGCTTGACGAACTGGC is a window of Janthinobacterium sp. 1_2014MBL_MicDiv DNA encoding:
- a CDS encoding efflux RND transporter periplasmic adaptor subunit; this translates as MKKTSLAILVGAALCIGGGIWYFNHQSAGTAGGQEGKAGKGGAQAPTTVSVVLPVRQDVPMLLQANGSVMPISSVDLHPQTTSTITKVHIREGQFVKQGELMFTLDARSEHANVDKAQAQVLRDRASVADLERQLKRNQDLLSKNFIAQGAVDTLQSQLDAARALLAADQAALRAAQVDSSYTVLRAPQGGRVGAINVYAGSLVQPTTSLTSITQLDPIDVAFTLPESSLSGLLAAQKAGEVPVTALLSDAGGKQLEGKLSFIDNAVDASTGVIKVKARFNNGGTDLWPGQYVNTQLTVRTLKDALVIPQNAIITNTTGIFVYSMEADNTARMRKIARVYAFGPNAVVTGLQGDEHVIVDGKQNLRPGSKVRLAEKHKAADGAAAPQGKPA